Genomic DNA from Pongo pygmaeus isolate AG05252 chromosome 16, NHGRI_mPonPyg2-v2.0_pri, whole genome shotgun sequence:
GGGAGGGCACAGGTGCAGGTGTGGCAAGGTTCCTGGAAAAGAGGGgctggaagggaaaggggaggaagatGGAGGGAGGAGCCAGAGCTTCACAGGTAGTGCCTGGGGACTGTGGcggccctccccaccccacacatgCTGTCCTCTTCCATTGCACCCAGGCAGTGTACCCACAGGTCAGACCAATGCTCAGCCCCCTTGGGCTTCCCTCTTCTCTGGCCACCAACCAACTTGTCTTCCAAGTTGTCTTCCAACCAACTGGTCCAGGGCCACCTCTCACCTTGGGGAGCCCAACGCAACAGCCACCAGGCCTGACAGAAGGAACATTGCTCGAACAAGGATGATGAAGCTAAATGGGATGGATGGTTGGAGTGATCACCAGAGCCCCCTCTGGGTGGTCAGAAAGCTCAGGACCCTCTGAAGGGACCCTGGGGGAGGCAGGGTGGTCAGGCAGCCGGGTGCCACTGGCTATAGACTTATAAGTCTAAGAGGGGAGCCTCAGCTTCTTGGGGCTTGCAGGTCCCAAAGGTGAGGCTGGGTCCTTCCTCCTAGGAAAAGAAGAGGGAGACCATGGCAAGGGAGGTGGGTGGGCTTGCTGGGCAGAGCTCAGCTGGGCCAGCAGGCACTGTGGTCCCCTTGGCTGAAGAGCAGGGCCGACCTCTAGGAGCAACAAGCCAAGGTGCGTGAGCCTGCTGGCTGGTGGTCGTGCTTCAGTGGGGCCCAGGGACCCTGCCTTCAGTGCCATGCTAGCAGCTATGATGGTacgtgggagggagggaagggggctgTGTGCCCCTATGTGACCTGTGAGGTGTGTTTTGGGTTGACCATGTGTATGGGGCTCTCGAGGTTTTCTCCTAGATCACCACTGTTTTGCTGACAGATAGAGGAGGTGGGACCCTATCACCCCTGCTCTGCAGTGGATTTGGCTCTCAGCACTCCAAGGCATCCAGGCTGGGAGCTGGATGCCCCACCCTGGCAGCATGGCTCAGACAGCACAACAGGTACGGCATGCCCAGGATGACATTCCTGGGCCTCTGGCCACCTCAGAGTACAGCCCCACACACAACCCCCTCCAAGCTCTCAGCCCTTACACCATAAACCACGAGCTCCCTGACGGCTCCTGAGAGCACCCACAACTGCCAGCTTGGGCACGGAGCCTGTTCCAAGAGGCCCCAGGCTCAGCCATGGGGGCTGGGGAGCTTTGAGGCCATGGGGGCCAGCCCTGCTACCTGCGTCTGGCAAGGACGCTCTGCACCTGCAGCCAGGAGTTGTCCACGGGTCCCCGTGTGCATGCTGATGGTGGTTGTGCTGATGTCACCGATGATGCTGAGCACCTCCTTCAGCACGTGGTGCATGTGCAGCATCTCATCACGCCACTGTGCCTGCTCTGCCAACTCCTCCATCAGAGTGTTCTGGTTCCCATGCAGGTACAGGTTGGACAGCAACTCTGATCACATGAACTCCTTGGTCTGAGAGAGGGCAAAGAGGGAAGGAGGTTGGGACCTGATGCCTGTGCTGCCCTGATGCCTGTGCTGGACACTGTGCTGGACTTGGAGCCCTGAGTATGGCTTTTCACATGCTGCTTCTACACCGCTTAGACTCCAAGATATGCCTCCCCACCGCCCTTTTCTCACTCAGATGTGGACACTGAGGTCCAGAGGAAAAGtcacctgtccaaggtcacagatcTGGGAGGGGACCCAGGACCTATCATGCCACCAGGACACCTGCCTactcagtgtttttaaaaaaaagtttttggagataggatctcgctgtgtcgctaggctggagtacagtgggtgagatcaccactcactgcagtctcaaactcttgggctcaaagtgACCCTCCAATGTCAGCCtgtcaagtagctaggactataggcacgtgccaccaccaagcccagctatttttaaaatatttgtgtagagaccaggtctcactattttgccaaggctggtctcaaacttctgggctcaagctatcctcctgccttggcctcccaaagtgctgggattacaggcatgggccactgtccCCAGTCCCACGTTATATTTCTATGAGACAGCTCTGCTGTGGACCGTGCCTCCCTCCCTGGACCTGGTCCCATAGGGCTGGTCAGCATCTCCCCCAGGCCAACATGGCCACCTGCATCTCCAGTGCCACAGGAGCCGCCTGCCCCTATGAGGCGGTGCATGCACGTTGTTGATCATGACGTGCATGATGGTCTTGGGCGTGACACCAACCATGAGGTCCCACATGGTCTTGTAGACAATGGCCATGTAGGAGTCCACCAGGTTCTGGGTGGTTTCCATTTGCCGCTCCAGCTGTGGGTCCATGGAGCGCATGAAGCTGTCGGAGCCATTCTCCTCGGCCTTGTTGTCCTGTCATGGAGAACACAAGGGCATCAAAGTGGCCAGGCCATGCAGCCAGGCTCCAGGAATCCCTAGGATCTCAGCCCCTCCAAGGGTACCTGGaacattgaggcacagagagaagcaACTGGCCTGAACATGCACCCAGCTCCCCACACGCTCTAGACAGTTTCAGGTCTCTGCCTCTCAGGACCCCAGACTCCCCTGATTCAGTCTCATCTTAGTTCTGACTCTAGTGCCCAGAATTTGCCTCAAGTTACAAATCCAGAAATTGGAAAAGAACATCTCCAGGTCCCCTGCCTGGAGACCTGGCCAGAGCTTGTGCCAGGCTGCAGACGCCTGGCAAGGGGCAAGAAAAGGGCATACTCACTTTCCCCTTGTCCTGGGAGGCCCATGCACCAACACTGCCACCACCGCTGCCACCTGGGAACACGGCAAagtagacacacacagagacgaAAACGGGAAGGGTTGAGTGAACCTGGGACACTGCAGCCCAACTTTAATGTGTTGTGGAATTCtgttagctaatattttattgaggagttttgcatcagtattcatcagtgatattggcctgtagttttctttttttgtttgtatctttgattttggtatcaggataatgttagccttgtagaatgagtttgcaagtattccctccttctctatttttggAATCATTTGGGTAAGGTTGGTATTAGTTCTTgtttaaatgtttgctagaattcagcagtgaatcatcaggtcccaggcttttctttgctgggagactttttattaccaCTTTGATCCCATTATTTGTTATCAGTTTGTTCAGGTTTTGGGTTTcatcatggttcaatcttggtaggttagATGTGTctggaaatttatccatttttagtacgttttcctatttatttgcatataattgCTGACCACTAGTGATCCTTTGaggtttagttttctttttttttttttttttttttttttttgctatgtcttgctctgtcgcccaggccggagtgcagtggcgcgatctcagctcactgcaagctccacctcccgggttcatgccattctcctgcctcagcctcccaagtagctgggactacaggcgtctgtcagcacacccggctaatttttttgtattttttttggtagagacggggttttaccgtgttagccaggatggtcttctctcctgacctcctgatccgccggccttagcctcccaaagtggtgggattacaggcgtgagccacgcccCCTTgggacagggacacacacacacacacacacacacacacacacacacagatttagtGGTTGTGGCGCCCAGTCGCGAGTGTGAAGAAGGGACCAGATGGGTCGGGCAGAAAGGTGCTGGGTCAAGAGAGGAGGGGGCAGCCGGGAGCGCGCACACGCAGGGTGCGCCGggttgaggggtgaggggtgaggggtaaGAGGTGAGGGGCCACGAGGACCAGGGCGGGGTAGGGGCAGCCCTTTCCCAGGCGGTAGCGGGGGCGCTGGTGCTGTTGCCCTTTTAAGCTGCGGCTTGACGGAGCCGCGCCTCCTGTCGGTGGAGTCGGTTATAAAGGGAGCAGCCCCCCAGGCCGCCACACAGCTCCCGCCAAGTCCTCGGTGTCCCTTGCCATTTTCCAGCAGCGCTCCCACGAGGGTCACCGCCGCGGGGAGAGGTGGAGCCGCGAGAGCTCGGCCGGGGGCCCCGCCGGGTGGTCGCGGCCATGACAGCGGCTCGGGACAGGCTCCTTTTCCGCGCCCCTCCCGCCTGAGATGAGGGAAAGATGTCCCTGTCAGCGTTCAAGGCCAAACTGAAGTTGCCGGCCTCTATCTTCCACGAGAACCAGGAGCCACAGCCGCGGCTCACGCTCCACCGCAACATCAAGGTGAGTCGCCGGGTGGCGGCCTCGCGGGGCAGGGCGAGGGCGGAAAGCGGGTGCCCAGAGTCCCAGGACAAAGGGGAACCTGCCCCAGGGAGGCCCCAGTTCCCCGCCCCTTTCTCCCGCAACTAGCCCGCCGGGCACTGCTCCAGGCTTGGGTGGGAGAAGGCGGAGGGCGCGTCTCTCCAACTCCTAGCGCGGGGCTGGCTTGGGGGCTGCTGGCCCCTCTCGGCCCCTGTCGCTGCGCTTCGAGGTGGGAGCCCGCGGCTGCCGGAGCCCTCTTGGGACCCATGGTCGCCGTCAGTGAGCCCACCTGCTCTGGGGACCGCGACAGGGCGGGGCAGGGCGACTCCCGAGTTGTTGGAGCCCAGGCGGGGAAGGGGAAAGACCTTTAAGATTTTCGGTTTTTTGGcggggcgtagtggctcacgcctgtaatcccagcactttgggaggccaaccgggttgatcacttgaggtcaggagctggagaccagcctggccaacatgctgaaacccgtctctactaaaaaatagaaaaattagccggtcgtgttGGCAGGCGacttaatcccagctatttgggaggcagaggcaggagaatggtttgaacccaggaggcggaggttgcagtgagctgagatggagccgtTGCACTCAAACCCGGGGGAGAAGAGCgagacttctctctctctctcaagaaaaagttttctttctttttttctttttgttgagacagagtctcactcactctgtcgcccaggctggagtgcagtggcgcgatctcggcttgctgcagcctACCTCTCTTGACAGTCCactggttaaagcgattctcctgcctcagcctccagagtagctgagattacaggcgcccgccaccacgcctagctaacttttgtgtttttagtagagacggatttttttagtagagacgcggtttcaccatgttagtcagaatggtcttgatcttctgacctcatgatccgcccgccttagcctcccaaagtgctgggattacaggcgtgagccaccgcgcccggcctctgttttgttttatacatgtAATGTATTCACAAGTATCTTTACAAAGTGATTTTGATACTCTTTTGTCTTCTCCCTAGAATCTCTTTgttctgtaataatttttttagtttattttgatcTTATTTTCCTCTTCAAAGCCTTTCCTTAAATATCTATTCTATGTTGCTTAtcatttgtagtctttttttttttttttttttgagagggagtcttgctctgtcacccaggctggagtgcagtggcgcaatctgggctcactgcaagctccgcctcccaggttcacggcattctcctgcctcagcctcgtgagtagctgggactacaggggccagccaccacgccccgacaattttttgtatttttttgtagagacggggtttcaccgtgttagccaggatggtctcgatctcctgacctcatgatctgcccaccttggcctcccaaaatgctgggattacaggcgtcagccactgtgcccagccctgattcTATATTATAGTGAGTTGTACAATTATTTCCTTAtatgttacaatgtaataataatagaaataaaatgcacaataaatgcaatgtccttgaatcatcccaaaatcaTCTCCCACAAccttgtctgtggaaaaattgtcttctgcaAAACTGGTTCCTgatgccaaaaagtttggggactgctGGCATAAGTGGtctcatatagtatttgtccttttgtgcctggcttatttcacttagcataatgtctttaacgttcatccatgttgtagcatgtgccagaatttcatttgtttttaaggctgaataatattcccttgtatgtATTTAATACGCCTTGTTATcttttcatctgttgatgaatgcTTGGGTTGCATCCAcctgttggctattgtgaatagttttgCATTGCCTGTCTTTCTCATGATCGCCATCCTATTTCACATCTAGCAGGTGTGAGAttccattgattgattgattgattgagacagggtctgactgttgcccagtctggagtgcagtggcatgatcttggctcactgcaacctccatctcccaggctcaagcaattcttctgcctcagcctcagccttccgagtagctgggattataggcatgcaccactaccagctggctaatttttgtatttttagtagagacggggtttcaccatgttggccatgctggtctcgaactcctgacctcaaatgatccacttgtctccgcctcccaaagtatttggattacaggtgtgagtcactgcgc
This window encodes:
- the LOC134738377 gene encoding putative GED domain-containing protein DNM1P46, whose amino-acid sequence is MLQLAGVSNSTCGGMRNVRLETRNIKPQSKDNKAEENGSDSFMRSMDPQLERQMETTQNLVDSYMAIVYKTMWDLMVGVTPKTIMHVMINNVHAPPHRDQGVHVIRVAVQPVPAWEPEHSDGGVGRAGTVA